The proteins below come from a single Staphylococcus sp. MI 10-1553 genomic window:
- a CDS encoding inorganic phosphate transporter — translation MEFLLLITVAIIIFSLLFDFINGFHDTANAVATAVSTRALTPRQAIFLAAIMNFIGALTFTGVASTITKEIVDPFTLDNGLIVVLSAILAAIVWNLVTWFYGIPSSSSHALIGAIAGAAIASAGSVDVLHYQGFTKIVLVLILSPVIAFVVGFVMYTIVKRVFRNANLTRTNRNFRIFQIFTASLQSFSHGTNDAQKSMGIITMALIVANMQTSVEPALWVKVACAAAMGLGTAVGGWKIIKTVGGNIMKIRPANGASADLASALTIFVASSLHFPLSTTHVVSSSILGVGSSNRIKGVHWNTAKRMIVTWVITLPISALIAGLFYFILNLFL, via the coding sequence ATGGAGTTTTTGTTGCTTATTACAGTAGCTATCATTATCTTTTCGTTATTATTTGATTTTATTAATGGATTTCACGATACAGCGAATGCCGTAGCGACAGCAGTATCGACACGTGCTTTAACGCCGAGACAAGCCATTTTCTTAGCGGCCATTATGAACTTTATTGGTGCTTTGACATTTACAGGTGTGGCTTCAACAATTACAAAAGAAATTGTGGATCCATTTACATTAGATAATGGTCTCATCGTTGTATTATCCGCGATATTAGCTGCAATTGTGTGGAATTTAGTCACTTGGTTTTATGGGATACCGAGTTCGTCTTCACACGCGTTAATCGGTGCGATTGCTGGTGCGGCGATTGCTTCTGCAGGTTCAGTTGATGTATTACACTATCAAGGTTTTACAAAAATCGTACTTGTTTTAATTTTATCGCCTGTGATTGCGTTCGTTGTAGGTTTTGTAATGTATACGATTGTCAAACGTGTATTTAGAAATGCGAATTTGACACGTACGAACCGTAACTTCCGTATTTTCCAAATTTTCACTGCGTCGTTACAGTCGTTCTCACACGGGACGAATGATGCGCAAAAATCAATGGGTATCATTACAATGGCGTTAATCGTAGCGAATATGCAAACAAGTGTCGAGCCAGCATTATGGGTAAAAGTTGCCTGTGCTGCTGCAATGGGCTTAGGTACAGCAGTCGGTGGTTGGAAAATCATTAAAACTGTCGGTGGTAATATCATGAAAATCCGTCCTGCGAATGGGGCGTCAGCAGACTTAGCATCAGCGTTAACGATTTTTGTCGCATCATCATTACATTTTCCATTGTCAACTACACACGTTGTTTCATCTTCAATTCTCGGTGTGGGCTCATCGAATCGAATTAAAGGTGTGCATTGGAATACAGCAAAACGTATGATTGTGACATGGGTGATTACATTACCTATTTCTGCACTGATTGCCGGTCTTTTTTACTTCATTTTAAATTTATTCTTATAA
- a CDS encoding LysM peptidoglycan-binding domain-containing protein, with the protein MKKLAFACTLTSGAAAVAMLNHQDADASTQYTVQSGDSLWSIAQKYGTTVDALKQSNQLQNNMVFPGQVLSIGGGSGAPSSATVPQQTGGAYTVQAGESLNMIATKYGVSVQDLMRANGLTSYLIHPNQQLQIPGGNAGNTASKTGGAGGTGSISTSGQYNTPLFSHQNLYDWGQCTYYVFDRRAQIGQPISTYWWNADHWAANAAADGYTVDHNPTTGSIMQNFEGPIGHVAFVERVNSDGSILISEMNYNTPPGQQDYRTIPASIASSYNYIH; encoded by the coding sequence TTGAAAAAACTCGCATTTGCATGTACGTTAACTTCAGGTGCGGCAGCCGTCGCTATGCTCAATCATCAAGATGCTGACGCGTCAACACAATACACAGTCCAATCTGGTGATTCACTTTGGTCCATCGCGCAAAAATATGGAACGACAGTTGATGCACTTAAGCAATCCAATCAATTACAAAACAACATGGTCTTCCCAGGCCAAGTCTTATCCATTGGTGGCGGTAGTGGTGCACCATCTTCTGCTACTGTACCACAACAAACTGGTGGCGCTTATACTGTACAAGCTGGCGAATCTTTAAATATGATTGCCACAAAATACGGTGTGTCAGTTCAAGACTTAATGCGTGCTAACGGATTGACGAGCTACTTAATCCATCCTAACCAACAACTTCAAATCCCTGGCGGTAATGCTGGCAACACTGCATCAAAAACAGGTGGCGCTGGCGGTACAGGTAGTATCTCAACAAGCGGCCAATACAACACACCTCTATTTAGCCATCAAAACTTATACGACTGGGGGCAATGTACGTATTATGTATTCGATCGTCGCGCACAAATCGGTCAACCTATTAGTACGTATTGGTGGAACGCTGATCATTGGGCAGCTAATGCCGCAGCTGATGGTTATACAGTAGACCACAATCCAACAACAGGTTCAATTATGCAAAACTTTGAAGGTCCAATAGGTCACGTTGCTTTTGTTGAACGTGTGAACAGTGATGGTAGTATTTTAATTTCAGAAATGAACTACAATACACCACCAGGACAACAAGATTATCGTACAATTCCAGCATCAATTGCTTCATCATACAATTATATTCATTAA
- a CDS encoding DUF47 domain-containing protein, with protein sequence MIRKKKDKFMERLEDMIFNLDRAAIEFGKMDFNTHLDLRAYADNVKTYESHGDELMHQVITDLNQTFITPIEREDIMSLCNAIDDVLDAMEETSAMFEMYSIEYTDEYMLEFVDNIQKAIGEMKLAIGLMTEKKLSHMRVHSINIKEYETNCDGILRQSIKHIFNSETDPVTLIKIKDIYESLENIADRCQAVANNFETIIMKNS encoded by the coding sequence ATGATTAGGAAGAAAAAGGATAAGTTCATGGAGCGTCTAGAGGATATGATTTTCAATTTAGACCGAGCTGCAATTGAATTCGGTAAAATGGATTTCAACACACATTTAGATTTGCGAGCTTATGCCGACAACGTGAAGACGTATGAATCACATGGTGACGAATTGATGCATCAAGTGATTACAGATCTCAATCAAACATTTATTACACCAATTGAACGTGAAGACATTATGTCGTTGTGTAATGCGATTGATGACGTCTTAGATGCGATGGAAGAAACGTCCGCTATGTTTGAAATGTACTCAATAGAATATACAGATGAATACATGTTAGAGTTTGTAGATAATATTCAAAAAGCAATCGGGGAAATGAAATTAGCAATTGGCTTAATGACAGAGAAAAAGCTTTCACACATGCGCGTACATTCAATCAATATTAAAGAATACGAAACAAATTGTGATGGTATTTTACGTCAATCCATTAAACATATCTTTAATAGTGAAACAGACCCTGTCACTTTAATTAAGATCAAAGACATTTATGAAAGTTTAGAAAATATTGCTGACCGCTGCCAAGCTGTTGCGAATAATTTTGAAACAATCATAATGAAAAATAGCTAA
- the thiS gene encoding sulfur carrier protein ThiS encodes MEVFVNGEQQQFEEGTTVQDILDHFGIESKRMAVERNATVVKRSAWATTEVRQDDRLELLEFVGGG; translated from the coding sequence ATGGAAGTTTTTGTGAACGGAGAGCAGCAACAATTTGAAGAAGGCACGACAGTACAAGACATTTTAGACCATTTCGGTATCGAATCGAAACGGATGGCAGTCGAACGTAATGCAACAGTCGTTAAACGTTCAGCATGGGCCACAACTGAAGTACGGCAAGATGATCGATTAGAATTGTTAGAATTTGTAGGAGGCGGTTAA
- a CDS encoding ABC transporter permease produces MRFNHIVLKNFRQNLRHYAIYLFSLLLSTMLYFSFVTLKYTDDIAHSESAELLNKAAGIGEKFLFIIIIVFLLYANRLFIKRRTQSFALFQLIGLSRKDLMRMLGIEQSVIFISTTFVGVILGLFGSRLLLLIIKNVAHLPIEIKITFEPQALLITLSLVILSFLLIMVQSFLFLKRRSIIQMMNDVKQTEAPQAHITKRDVILGVLGILMIGVGYYLSVIMLKDVRLLLILVPTILFTTVLGAYFFFRSSVSLIFKTLKQSKRGYVNVTDVVFTSSIMHRMKKNAFSLTAIGIISAITITVLSFATIGQANIENNVDMMTPNEFTYMKTKPAQQFEDKLKANNIPYQKKALHMIDVPILTENSDINKDFDVTPVTSDSEIDDVKVNKGEVVFVNGYGVANNISGLKEGIQLNLGDQKKHVQLKVKEISNQFYVANQIILGQSLAVVNQQDFKTLQSTQLNDKQNGPATQIGFDLKNKKDLKIAEKWNQQLNKEIPQNRTTLLEQQLQYSGMFLFVSSFLGIAFLIAAGCIIYIKQMDETEDEMQNYRILRKMGYTHQDMFKGLAFKVLFNFGLPLVIGLLHAGFAARAFNELMNGKNFVPVFVAMGIYAIIYFIFALLAYMHSRRSIKYSI; encoded by the coding sequence ATGCGTTTTAATCATATTGTACTTAAAAACTTTAGACAGAACTTAAGACATTATGCAATATATTTATTTTCTTTGCTGCTAAGCACAATGCTATATTTTAGCTTTGTGACTTTAAAATATACTGACGATATTGCACATTCAGAGTCAGCAGAATTATTGAATAAAGCTGCAGGAATTGGAGAAAAATTTCTCTTTATAATTATCATCGTCTTTTTACTTTATGCGAATCGTTTATTTATTAAGAGACGCACGCAAAGTTTTGCATTATTTCAATTGATTGGATTGTCTCGTAAAGACCTAATGCGCATGCTGGGAATAGAACAAAGTGTTATATTCATTTCTACAACCTTTGTGGGGGTGATACTTGGCTTATTCGGTTCTCGCTTATTGTTATTGATTATTAAAAATGTTGCACATTTGCCAATTGAAATCAAAATAACATTTGAACCTCAAGCATTACTGATTACTTTGTCTCTTGTAATTTTATCGTTTCTATTAATTATGGTGCAAAGCTTCCTTTTTCTGAAGCGACGCTCGATTATACAAATGATGAATGATGTTAAGCAAACCGAAGCACCGCAAGCACATATTACTAAAAGAGATGTTATTTTAGGTGTACTCGGTATTTTAATGATAGGTGTCGGTTATTACTTATCAGTTATTATGTTAAAAGATGTAAGATTATTGCTCATATTGGTACCTACGATTCTATTTACAACGGTTTTAGGGGCGTACTTTTTCTTTAGAAGTTCTGTATCATTGATTTTCAAGACGCTAAAGCAGAGTAAAAGAGGCTATGTTAATGTTACAGATGTGGTATTTACCTCATCAATTATGCATAGAATGAAGAAAAATGCATTTTCTTTAACTGCAATTGGTATAATATCTGCTATAACTATAACAGTTTTATCATTTGCAACGATAGGTCAGGCCAATATAGAAAATAATGTTGACATGATGACTCCAAATGAATTCACCTATATGAAAACGAAACCCGCGCAACAGTTCGAAGATAAATTAAAAGCAAATAATATACCTTATCAAAAGAAAGCATTACACATGATCGATGTACCGATTTTAACAGAAAATAGTGATATTAATAAAGATTTTGATGTGACACCCGTTACAAGTGATTCAGAAATTGATGATGTAAAGGTAAATAAAGGTGAAGTCGTATTTGTGAATGGTTATGGTGTAGCAAACAATATCTCTGGGTTAAAAGAAGGTATCCAGTTAAATCTCGGTGACCAAAAGAAACATGTTCAATTAAAAGTCAAAGAAATTTCAAATCAGTTTTATGTTGCCAATCAAATTATATTAGGTCAATCTCTAGCAGTTGTGAATCAACAAGATTTTAAGACACTACAATCAACACAGCTCAATGATAAACAAAATGGTCCTGCAACGCAGATTGGTTTCGATTTAAAAAATAAAAAAGACTTAAAAATAGCTGAAAAATGGAATCAGCAATTGAATAAAGAGATTCCACAAAACCGAACAACGCTACTGGAACAACAACTTCAATACTCAGGTATGTTTTTATTCGTAAGCAGCTTCTTAGGTATAGCATTCCTTATTGCAGCAGGATGTATTATCTATATTAAACAAATGGATGAAACTGAAGACGAAATGCAAAACTATCGAATTTTACGTAAAATGGGTTATACACATCAAGATATGTTTAAAGGATTGGCATTCAAGGTGTTGTTTAACTTTGGCTTGCCTTTAGTCATCGGCTTACTGCATGCTGGTTTTGCTGCAAGAGCTTTTAACGAATTAATGAATGGTAAAAATTTTGTACCTGTATTCGTTGCAATGGGAATTTATGCAATCATCTACTTTATATTTGCATTACTCGCTTACATGCATTCACGACGTAGCATTAAATATTCGATTTAA
- a CDS encoding thiamine phosphate synthase, whose protein sequence is MMIVITPYVVLDDWHIKRLCAIESQIVGVILRTPMNRHPLKQWITQLLANGFPKSKVIIHTDVTLAIELGISNVHFKEGDYRAASLKQAHPHYQVSTSTHSAAMVREAKAQRLDFVLFGHLFPTSSKPDLPPRTQLEIDEVLTIDFPVVALGGITADTVQHISSHFTGIACISSAFRHELQSFEKMVDNWSLKKVK, encoded by the coding sequence ATGATGATTGTGATTACACCGTATGTTGTACTAGATGACTGGCATATCAAAAGGCTCTGTGCTATTGAAAGTCAGATAGTAGGTGTCATTTTACGGACGCCTATGAATCGGCACCCACTCAAGCAATGGATCACCCAATTATTGGCGAATGGCTTTCCAAAATCTAAAGTCATCATACATACGGATGTGACATTAGCGATTGAACTCGGCATTTCAAATGTGCATTTTAAAGAGGGAGATTACCGTGCTGCATCATTAAAGCAAGCGCACCCTCATTATCAAGTGAGCACATCGACACATTCAGCAGCGATGGTTCGTGAAGCAAAAGCGCAACGATTAGATTTTGTGTTATTTGGACATCTTTTTCCAACCTCGTCAAAACCTGACTTGCCACCGCGAACACAACTTGAAATTGATGAAGTTTTGACCATTGATTTTCCGGTAGTGGCATTGGGAGGCATTACAGCTGACACAGTACAACATATATCGTCTCATTTTACAGGAATCGCGTGTATCAGCAGTGCATTTAGACATGAACTTCAATCGTTTGAAAAGATGGTTGATAATTGGTCATTAAAGAAGGTGAAATGA
- a CDS encoding Bax inhibitor-1 family protein: MATQNQSRSAYGKVWLFFMYYWLIFGISTYFGQFLPIAWRQPLSIGLLILILASMVFQRVRFSGPIISHIYTIVVGLLSYATFMYTLQDLGARLFFNMVILAVSGFVIFGIFGYFWIKDASSLGKYLFVTLIALILASLVGWWIHSPIYYTIIAVVGLLLFLLYTLYDFNRMKRGQFSPRELGFNLFINLFHIIRYVLELARIMKR; this comes from the coding sequence ATGGCAACACAAAATCAATCCCGTTCTGCTTATGGTAAAGTATGGTTGTTTTTTATGTACTATTGGCTGATTTTTGGGATTTCAACATATTTTGGACAATTTTTACCGATAGCTTGGCGACAACCACTCTCTATCGGACTACTCATCTTAATCTTAGCTTCGATGGTATTTCAACGTGTGCGCTTTAGTGGCCCGATTATTTCTCATATTTATACGATTGTCGTCGGATTATTATCTTATGCGACATTCATGTATACATTGCAAGATTTAGGTGCGCGTTTATTTTTCAATATGGTTATTTTAGCCGTATCTGGATTTGTCATTTTTGGTATCTTCGGTTATTTTTGGATTAAAGATGCGTCGAGCTTAGGGAAATATTTATTCGTGACATTAATCGCGCTCATTTTAGCAAGTCTCGTTGGTTGGTGGATTCACAGCCCGATTTACTACACGATTATTGCAGTTGTCGGGTTATTACTTTTTCTATTGTATACACTTTATGACTTCAATCGTATGAAGCGAGGTCAGTTTTCACCACGAGAATTAGGTTTTAATTTATTTATAAACCTTTTCCACATCATTCGTTATGTGTTAGAATTAGCTCGTATAATGAAACGATAA